Proteins encoded together in one Coffea arabica cultivar ET-39 chromosome 2c, Coffea Arabica ET-39 HiFi, whole genome shotgun sequence window:
- the LOC113726173 gene encoding uncharacterized protein translates to MSTKSATTLAEEFNCEAMVEDSDVNAKLKSDRNEDDTAQTSPDSSLNISSIDLNEEASSNVDEETSSEVPDLSLVDCEKSSEGNSENYCTSVERNEKKVRQYNRSKLPRLRWTPDLHLSFVHAIERLGGQERATPKLVLQLMNVRGLSIAHVKSHLQMYRSKKLDESGQVIGLAKRGMQGKGPFSGRMDQMCSPVEQFRYQNGAIVVASNPNGGNNIVNILSNASLQSPYETKSLSSRFQQWSYYQDSMMKSQGKSCNSSIFHAMHGATRNGPIRPSSFLEEKRWPPREFSSHHLKEKRVDPTASKWANAPFQPLYNQFHQPENSAGATYFMQRANWNRRDSLTAERVETNGNNPANILKIESPYRHQMMNEHKILDGKEWSPDLQLSLSRSLGSYKDMAQNKGESDVNTRLSLSL, encoded by the exons ATGTCAACTAAAAGTGCAACTACTTTAGCTGAAGAGTTCAATTGTGAAGCGATGGTTGAAGATTCTGATGTCAATGCAAAATTAAAGAGCGATAGAAATGAGGATGATACAGCACAGACATCACCAGACTCTTCACTGAATATCTCATCCATTGATTTGAATGAAGAAGCAAGCAGCAATGTAGATGAGGAAACCAGTAGTGAGGTTCCTGACTTGAGTCTTGTGGATTGCGAGAAATCAAGCGAAGGAAACTCAGAAAATTATTGTACATCTGTCGAACGAAATGAGAAAAAGGTTCGTCAATATAATCGATCTAAACTGCCGAGGCTCAGATGGACACCTGATCTCCATCTCTCTTTTGTGCATGCAATTGAAAGATTAGGTGGTCAAGAAA GAGCAACTCCAAAACTGGTGCTTCAATTAATGAACGTTCGAGGACTAAGCATTGCTCATGTAAAAAGTCACTTGCAG ATGTATCGTAGCAAGAAACTCGATGAATCTGGACAAG TAATAGGTCTAGCTAAAAGAGGGATGCAAGGAAAAGGTCCCTTTTCAGGGCGAATGGACCAAATGTGTAGCCCTGTTGAGCAGTTCAGATACCAGAATGGTGCAATTGTTGTAGCCTCCAACCCCAATGGGGGAAACAACATTGTTAATATTCTTAGTAATGCATCACTCCAATCTCCTTATGAGACTAAATCTCTCTCTTCGAG ATTCCAGCAGTGGTCTTACTATCAAGATAGTATGATGAAAAGTCAAGGCAAGTCTTGCAATTCAAGCATATTTCATGCCATGCATGGAGCCACAAGAAATGGTCCCATTAGACCTAGcagttttcttgaagaaaaaagatggcCACCACGTGAATTCAGTTCACATCACTTGAAAGAGAAAAGGGTCGACCCTACAGCTAGCAAATGGGCCAATGCTCCTTTTCAACCACTCTATAATCAATTTCATCAACCGGAAAATTCAGCCGGGGCAACCTACTTCATGCAGCGAGCTAACTGGAATCGTAGGGATAGCTTGACAGCTGAAAGGGTTGAAACGAACGGAAATAATCCTGCCAACATCTTGAAAATTGAGTCCCCGTACAGGCATCAG ATGATGAATGAGCATAAGATCCTGGATGGCAAAGAGTGGTCGCCTGATTTACAACTCAGTTTAAGCCGAAGTCTTGGGAGCTACAAGGACATGGCGCAAAATAAGGGTGAATCGGATGTCAACACAAggctttctctttctctctga
- the LOC113726171 gene encoding uncharacterized protein, which translates to MMEKKQLNLNAPLLSVRKPTLNSGSLLSSRNSSANLGSSDGKSRKLLHKSGPIRQHSLPVPKSDWELGALTKPAAVPFVWEQTPGRAKGEGDEQTETTKRSVSAPRLPPGRLPDSVRRYSGERCNDQNIHRPHPEVYPVSDHAALIDSLRESIYGNEESDLESTDDYSDALDALSPTASFSFNCSISGLSGFEVPNVKQSGTFCVDPQTKDLMMSRFLPAAKAAVVETPQYIPKKQPAATEPPKQPRKVVSGERKPLLDRYGSNIISFYNQFAEDVQSEGEDSQRDIPKKRSSKTWGIFPRLCVKKSLCLLNPIPAMKPRTPVPKSPPTDVGRLTRKAYSGPLDKQASDANNKRRFHSGVLSRELHQVENKPSDSRQFSYTSYRAGGLSPCRPSRSGGISPYRNASPQSPFGKGARFLGLPKEVDNVTAEKYSSLYRKCSNLLDAAPPRIYKQDTVSPTEVVEKTLYIDSVTSVNLKKDIPSSKSESRVNSPGENVKISAERKKIEKLSPPYSNGEVKLLDVTKKGNKLDPKSSLLAHEVQPSPTRISNLRGLVDGRESLQLVKSFNEDTNSVDVNAQLEAQTDIDAVSPQSPLNPPLPKSPSESWLWRTLPSVNLRIPFSHSHLGKNYHTKNVDQKASVAGTKWETIVKTSHLRYDHNRYSEENFPRVSHKQNKI; encoded by the exons ATGATGGAAAAGAAGCAACTGAACCTTAATGCACCACTCTTATCTGTTAGGAAACCTACATTGAATTCGGGATCTTTACTATCTTCTAGGAATTCTTCAGCAAATTTAGGCTCTTCAGATGGGAAAAGTAGGAAGTTGTTGCACAAATCAGGGCCAATTAGACAGCATTCTCTTCCTGTACCAAAATCAGACTGGGAACTAGGTGCATTGACAAAACCAGCTGCAGTTCCATTTGTGTGGGAGCAGACTCCTGGAAGGGCCAAAGGTGAAGGTGATGAACAGACGGAGACTACTAAGCGCTCAGTGAGTGCTCCGAGGCTGCCTCCGGGAAGGCTACCAGATTCTGTAAGGCGCTATTCAGGTGAAAGATGCAACGATCAGAATATACACAGGCCTCATCCTGAGGTGTATCCTGTTAGTGACCATGCAGCTCTAATCGATAGCTTGAGGGAAAGTATATATGGAAATGAGGAATCCGATTTGGAAAGCACAGATGATTATTCTGATGCACTGGATGCCCTGTCTCCAACGGCATCATTTTCATTCAACTGCAGTATCAGTGGTTTGAGCGGTTTTGAAGTTCCAAACGTGAAGCAATCTGGAACTTTTTGTGTAGACCCACAGACTAAAGACTTGATGATGAGCCGGTTCTTACCTGCAGCAAAGGCTGCTGTTGTAGAGACACCTCAATACATTCCCAAGAAGCAACCTGCAGCAACTGAACCGCCAAAACAGCCTAGAAAGGTGGTCAGTGGAGAAAGAAAGCCTTTGCTTGATCGTTATGGTTCTAACATCATATCATTTTACAATCAGTTTGCAGAAGATGTTCAGAGTGAAGGTGAGGATTCTCAACGTGACATTCCAAAGAAACGATCAAGTAAAACTTGGGGAATTTTTCCACGTTTATGTGTCAAGAAATCTTTATGCCTCTTAAATCCTATACCAGCAATGAAGCCAAGGACCCCTGTTCCTAAATCTCCTCCTACTGATGTTGGAAGGCTAACCAGAAAGGCCTATAGTGGACCTCTTGATAAG CAAGCTTCCGATGCAAATAATAAGAGAAGATTTCATTCTGGAGTTCTATCGCGAGAACTGCATCAAGTTGAAAATAAGCCAAGTGATTCTAGACAGTTCTCGTACACTTCATACAGGGCAGGAGGACTATCGCCATGCAGGCCTTCGAGAAGTGGGGGAATATCCCCTTACCGGAATGCATCACCTCAGTCTCCCTTTGGCAAAGGAGCAAGATTTCTTGGTTTGCCTAAGGAAGTTGACAATGTTACAGCTGAAAAGTACAGTTCCCTCTATAGAAAGTGTAGCAATCTTCTAGATGCAGCCCCACCTCGTATTTACAAACAAGATACAGTCTCACCAACCGAAGTGGTTGAGAAGACATTGTATATAGATTCCGTCACTAGTGTTAACCTCAAAAAAGATATACCTTCTTCAAAATCTGAGAGCCGTGTCAATTCCCCTGGTGAGAATGTGAAAATTTCAGCAGAAAGGAAAAAGATAGAAAAACTTTCACCTCCTTACAGTAATGGAGAAGTAAAACTGTTGGATGTCACCAAGAAAGGAAACAAGTTAGACCCTAAATCATCCTTGTTGGCCCATGAAGTTCAACCTTCTCCCACTCGTATCTCAAATCTAAGAGGTCTGGTAGATGGAAGAGAGAGTTTACAGTTAGTTAAGAGCTTCAATGAAGACACGAATTCCGTTGACGTGAACGCTCAATTGGAAGCCCAAACAGATATTGATGCTGTCAGTCCACAATCTCCTTTGAACCCACCTTTGCCAAAATCACCTTCTGAATCTTGGCTTTGGCGTACACTGCCTTCAGTCAATTTGCGTATTCCATTTTCACATTCACATCTTGGGAAGAATTATCACACTAAGAATGTGGATCAGAAGGCTTCTGTGGCTGGTACAAAATGGGAGACTATCGTGAAAACTTCTCATCTACGTTATGATCATAATCGCTATTCTGAG GAAAATTTTCCTCGTGTTTCtcacaaacaaaacaaaatatga